The following are from one region of the Coffea eugenioides isolate CCC68of chromosome 2, Ceug_1.0, whole genome shotgun sequence genome:
- the LOC113760576 gene encoding uncharacterized protein LOC113760576 produces MSQTREKSGQETLNPFKPFLVSNQRNDFLTTSVKGGILAFLFVSAALLVYSVFTSQPPWFICPECPNPTDNISTTACNTEEGPISSPTNITHIVFGIGGSTSTWNDRSHYSALWWQDNITRGFVWLDKEPDAGTPWPENSPPYRVSSDWTRFRYTSSQSAVRLSRIVVDSFRVGLPDVRWFVMGDDDTVFFPDNLVTVLAKYDHRQMYYVGGNSESVEQDITHSYDMAFGGGGIAISYPLAAELVRVMDGCLDRYYNFYGSDERVWACIKELGVSLTRERGFHQIDIRGDLFGLLAAHPMVPLVSLHHLDHVKPLFPNLTQHESLENLIQAYHMDPAQIMQQSFCYHGWYKWSVSISWGYAAQIYPSLLIAGDLEKPLQTFRTWRSWSNGPFIFNTRPVNPDPCERPAVYYIEGIGEDGNGGTLTSYRRSISEPENCRGGHHGHAVGIERVLVSALKMDQKEWKSPRRRCCEIKSSKDGTLKVLIRRCNQQESITP; encoded by the exons ATGTCTCAGACCCGGGAGAAATCTGGCCAGGAAACCTTGAACCCGTTCAAACCGTTCCTCGTTTCCAATCAGCGCAACGATTTCTTAACGACTTCCGTAAAAGGTGGCATTTTGGCTTTCCTCTTCGTCTCCGCTGCGTTGCTTGTTTACTCGGTGTTCACAAGTCAACCTCCCTGGTTTATCTGCCCCGAATGCCCGAACCCGACTGACAACATCTCCACAACAGCCTGTAACACCGAGGAAGGCCCTATTTCCAGCCCGACCAACATAACCCACATCGTGTTCGGCATCGGCGGGTCGACCTCGACGTGGAACGATCGGAGCCACTATTCAGCGCTGTGGTGGCAGGATAACATCACACGGGGGTTCGTTTGGTTAGATAAGGAACCCGACGCGGGCACACCATGGCCCGAGAACTCCCCTCCCTATAGGGTCTCCTCCGACTGGACCCGGTTTAGGTACACAAGCTCACAATCAGCAGTCAGGCTCTCCAGGATCGTGGTGGATTCTTTCCGGGTCGGGTTACCGGATGTGAGGTGGTTCGTGATGGGAGACGACGATACGGTGTTTTTCCCGGACAACTTAGTTACGGTGTTAGCCAAGTACGATCACCGCCAGATGTATTATGTTGGTGGGAATTCGGAGAGCGTAGAGCAAGACATCACTCATTCCTATGATATGGCTTTTGGTGGCGGAGGAATTGCAATAAGTTATCCGTTAGCGGCGGAGTTGGTTAGAGTAATGGACGGTTGTCTTGATAGGTACTACAATTTCTACGGCTCTGATGAGCGGGTGTGGGCATGTATTAAAGAGCTGGGTGTCTCCCTCACTAGAGAGCGTGGGTTCCACCAG ATTGATATTCGAGGTGACCTATTTGGTCTTCTGGCAGCACATCCTATGGTACCCCTTGTATCGCTCCACCACCTTGACCATGTGAAACCATTGTTTCCAAATCTGACTCAGCACGAGTCACTGGAAAACCTCATCCAAGCATACCATATGGACCCAGCCCAGATAATGCAGCAGTCATTCTGCTACCATGGGTGGTATAAATGGTCTGTGTCTATCTCATGGGGCTACGCTGCGCAGATATACCCTTCATTATTGATAGCTGGAGACTTGGAGAAACCATTGCAGACATTCCGGACATGGCGGAGTTGGAGCAATGGACCCTTTATTTTCAATACACGTCCTGTGAATCCTGACCCTTGTGAACGCCCAGCTGTATATTACATAGAGGGGATTGGCGAAGATGGCAACGGTGGGACTCTCACTAGTTACAGGAGGTCCATTTCTGAGCCTGAGAATTGTAGGGGAGGACACCATGGCCATGCAGTGGGTATTGAGAGAGTTCTCGTCTCAGCATTGAAAATGGACCAAAAAGAATGGAAG AGCCCCCGTAGGCGATGCTGTGAAATCAAAAGCTCCAAGGACGGCACTCTAAAGGTGTTGATTAGAAGATGTAATCAACAAGAGTCCATTACCccctaa
- the LOC113760577 gene encoding thylakoid lumenal 15 kDa protein 1, chloroplastic, giving the protein MAVVNVCLSSKLPPKPKLDNPLPSQQHFCFPSLSLPFNCTATRPQRPVNHQSQAPQNPLLCLGESISRASFLALLSASLFFASDPALAFKGGGPYGAEVTRGQDLSGKDFSGKSLVKQDFKTSILRQTKFKGAALVGASFFDADLTGADLSDADLRGADFSLANVTKANLSNANLEGALATGNTSFRGSIITGADFTDVPLRDDQREYLCKVADGVNPTTGNATRDTLFCN; this is encoded by the exons ATGGCAGTTGTGAACGTCTGCTTGTCTTCCAAACTCCCTCCAAAGCCCAAACTTGACAATCCGCTTCCCAGTCAGCAGCATTTTTGCTTCCCGTCTCTTTCTCTTCCCTTCAATTGCACTGCCACTAGGCCACAG CGTCCCGTGAATCATCAGTCTCAAGCTCCTCAGAATCCTCTGCTTTGCTTGGGAGAATCAATATCCAGGGCAAGCTTTCTCGCCCTTCTCTCTGCTTCCCTCTTCTTTGCATCCGACCCTGCTTTAGCATTCAAG GGTGGAGGTCCTTACGGTGCAGAAGTTACCAGGGGACAAGATCTCTCTGGGAAAGATTTTAGTGGGAAGAGTTTGGTCAAGCAAGATTTTAAAACT TCAATACTTAGGCAAACCAAATTCAAAGGCGCAGCATTAGTAGGAGCTAGCTTCTTTGATGCTGATTTAACAG GTGCTGATCTATCTGATGCTGATCTTAGAGGAGCTGACTTCTCTTTAGCAAATGTGACCAAG GCAAATTTGAGCAATGCAAACTTGGAAGGCGCACTTGCTACCGGGAATACATCTTTCAGAGGGTCAATTATAACTGGCGCAG ATTTTACGGATGTTCCTCTCAGGGATGATCAACGAGAATACCTTTGCAAGGTTGCAGACGG AGTGAACCCAACTACTGGTAATGCAACAAGAGACACATTGTTCTGCAACTAG